One Vigna unguiculata cultivar IT97K-499-35 chromosome 11, ASM411807v1, whole genome shotgun sequence DNA window includes the following coding sequences:
- the LOC114168837 gene encoding probable O-methyltransferase 3: protein METQGGNNASQLLRAQTHVWNHILKFINSLSLKCATELGIADIIHNYGQPMPLSQLIASLPIHPSKTSFISRFMRILTHSGFFSEHHDTPNEGEVMYVLTDASKLLLKDHPSSMKSLLQLIVDPVSINPWFQFSTENIEYVGGDMFQAIPSADSIMLKLIMHNWKDEECVKILKNCKESIASEGRVIIIDMVMENKKEDHELTEMQLFLDMQMMMLFSAKERNEKEWANLIFSAGFSNYNITPIGLFSIIEVYP, encoded by the exons ATGGAAACCCAGGGTGGAAATAATGCTTCACAATTGCTTCGAGCTCAAACCCATGTCTGGaaccatattttaaaattcataaactcTTTGTCTCTTAAGTGTGCTACTGAGTTGGGCATAGCAGATATCATACACAACTATGGCCAACCTATGCCACTCTCACAACTCATTGCTTCATTACCAATCCACCCTTCCAAGACTTCCTTTATCAGCCGCTTCATGAGAATTCTGACTCATTCTGGTTTCTTCTCTGAACACCATGACACCCCAAATGAGGGTGAAGTGATGTATGTGCTAACTGATGCATCTAAATTACTCCTGAAGGACCATCCCTCCAGCATGAAATCTTTGTTACAACTCATAGTTGATCCAGTTTCCATTAATCCATGGTTTCAATTCTCTACTGAGAACATAGAATATGTTGGAGGAGATATGTTTCAAGCAATTCCTTCAGCAGATTCCATTATGTTAAAG TTGATAATGCATAACTGGAAGGACGAGGAATGTGTGAAAATACTGAAAAATTGCAAGGAGTCAATAGCAAGCGAGGGAAGGGTTATTATTATCGACATGGTGATGGAGAACAAGAAGGAAGATCATGAATTAACTGAAATGCAGCTTTTCCTTGATATGCAGATGATGATGCTGTTCAGtgcaaaagaaagaaatgagaaagAGTGGGCCAACCTAATTTTCTCTGCTGGCTTCAGTAACTACAACATTACTCCCATTGGTTTATTTTCTATCATTGAGGTTTATCCATAG